Sequence from the Streptomyces peucetius genome:
CTCGCCTCCTTCGCGCACATCGACGACGTCTGGTTCCTGGTGAGGTCCGTCGACGCCCCCGACGGCCCGTGCCCGCCGCGGCTGGAGGTGCTGCTGGACCGGGGGCCGTTCACCCTCGACGGCGAGCGGGACCTGCTGCGCCGCCACCGGATCGACGTGCTCGTCACCAAGGACAGCGGCGGCGCGGCGACCGCGCCGAAGCTGACGGCCGCGCGGGAGGCGGGCGTGCCCGTGGTGATCGTGCGCCGCCCGCCGGTCCCGGACGGGGTGCCGGTCGCGGCCGGCCCCGAGGAGGCCGCCGCCTGGCTGGCGGCCTACTCCGGGTAGCGCCGCGGCGTCCAGACGATCTCCTCGCCGTCACCCCTGCGCACCACCTGCGTCTGCGAGGATCCGATCAGCAGGATCGTGCGCATGTCGACCTGCGCCGGATCGAGTTCGCCGAGCCGTACGATCCGTACGCTCTCCTCCGGCCCGCCGATGTCCCGGCCGAGCACGACGGGAGTGTCGGGCGCCCGGTGCCCGAGGAGCAGTTCGCGGGCCTTGCCGACCTGCCAGGTGCGGCTGCGGGAGCCGGGATTGTAGAGGGCGAGGACCAGATCGGCGGCGGCCGCGGCGGCCAGCCGTTCCGCGATGACCTCCCACGGCTTGAGCCGGTCGGACAGGGAGACGACCGCGTAGTCGTGGCCGAGCGGCGCACCGGCCTTCGCGGCGGCGGCGTTGGCGGCGGTGACGCCGGGGAGCACCCGTACGGGCACGTCCTTGTACGCGTCCTGGGACGCCACTTCCAGCACGGCGGTGGCCATGGCGAAGACGCCCGGGTCGCCGCCGGAGACGACCGCGACGCGCCTCCCGCGCCTGGCGAGGTCGAGCGCGAACTCGGCACGCTCGGACTCGACCTTGTTGTCGGAGCCGTGCCGGATCTGTCCGGGCCGCTGCGGCACCCGGTCCACGTAGGTGGTGTAGCCGACGAGTTCGTCCGCGTCGGCGAGCGCGCGCCGGGTCTCGGGGGTGAGCCACAGGGGGCCCGCGGGCCCGGTGCCGACGACCACGACCTCGCCGCGGCCGGCGGCCGGGCGGGGGTTGGCGATACGGCTGGGCACGACGGCCACGGAGAAGTAGGGAACCGACTCCGGGTCGATGTCCGCGAGTTGCCCGGTGCGCTCGCCGCTCATGGTGGCGCGTTCGACGTAACGGGCCTCTTCGAGGCGTCCGGACGTCTCCATCGCCCGGCGGACGGCGGGGAAGGTGCGGCCGAGTTTCATCACCACCGCCGAGTCGGTCGCGGCGAGGCGAGCGGTCAGCTCCTCCTCCGGCAGGGTGCCGGGGATGATCGTCAGCACCTCCTCCGCCTCGCACAGCGGCGTACCGAGCCGGGCCGCCGCGGCGCTCACGGAGGTGACGCCGGGGACGACCTCGGTCGGGTAGCGGTGTGCGAGCCGCTTGTGCATGTGCTGGTACGAGCCGTAGAAGAACGGGTCTCCCTCGGCGAGGACGGCGACCGTACGGCCGGCGTCGAGGTGTGCCGCCAGCCGGGCGGCGGCCTGCTCGTAGAAGTCGTCGAGCGCGCCTCGGTACCCGCCGGGGTGGTCGGTGGTCTCGACCGTGATCGGGTACATCAGGCGCTCCTCGATGTGCTCGGGGCGCAGATGCGGGGCGGCGATCGACCGGGCGATGGACCGGCCGTGGCGGGCGCAGTGGTACGCGATCACGTCGGCCTCCGCGATGACGCGTGCCGCGCGCAGGGTCATCAGCTCCGGGTCGCCGGGGCCGAGCCCGACGCCGTACAGCCGGCCTGTCTTCTGCTCGCTCATTCCGCCTCGCTCGCGATCGCGTTGACTGCGGCGGCGGCCATCGCGCTGCCGCCGCGGCGTCCGCGCACCACCAGGTGCTCGAGGCCGGACGGGTGCGCGGCGAGCGCCTCCTTGGACTCGGCGGCGCCGATGAAGCCGACGGGCACTCCGATGACCGCCGCCGGGCGCGGTGCGCCCTCCTCGATCATCTCCAGCAGCCGGAACAGCGCGGTGGGCGCGTTGCCGACGGCGACCACGGAGCCTTCGAGACGGTCGCGCCACAGTTCGAGGGCGGCGGCGGACCGGGTGGTGCCCAGCTTCGCCGC
This genomic interval carries:
- a CDS encoding precorrin-2 C(20)-methyltransferase, coding for MSEQKTGRLYGVGLGPGDPELMTLRAARVIAEADVIAYHCARHGRSIARSIAAPHLRPEHIEERLMYPITVETTDHPGGYRGALDDFYEQAAARLAAHLDAGRTVAVLAEGDPFFYGSYQHMHKRLAHRYPTEVVPGVTSVSAAAARLGTPLCEAEEVLTIIPGTLPEEELTARLAATDSAVVMKLGRTFPAVRRAMETSGRLEEARYVERATMSGERTGQLADIDPESVPYFSVAVVPSRIANPRPAAGRGEVVVVGTGPAGPLWLTPETRRALADADELVGYTTYVDRVPQRPGQIRHGSDNKVESERAEFALDLARRGRRVAVVSGGDPGVFAMATAVLEVASQDAYKDVPVRVLPGVTAANAAAAKAGAPLGHDYAVVSLSDRLKPWEVIAERLAAAAAADLVLALYNPGSRSRTWQVGKARELLLGHRAPDTPVVLGRDIGGPEESVRIVRLGELDPAQVDMRTILLIGSSQTQVVRRGDGEEIVWTPRRYPE